One Eleginops maclovinus isolate JMC-PN-2008 ecotype Puerto Natales chromosome 22, JC_Emac_rtc_rv5, whole genome shotgun sequence DNA segment encodes these proteins:
- the LOC134859202 gene encoding uncharacterized protein LOC134859202, with the protein MAKRGGNNSTPSSNFVWTDEEVQLLLNTTLNYKARKAVDNVDWESVQNKYTEIWESFMENYPLNDPKYPHAKDQVSKGHVATKIKAVRIKYRHAVDTQSRSGHGRVVSLFFELCDEIWGTTPASTTVEHGLETADVNDGAAELGGVELAEAEESVQEDSSSSEPGGETLSRRRHLLQAKLNSYKTSRLQKKVRSDEHHEALQIKKRIADIMENSEREHSSRMDALVTAQTRMSQSFETLVRHFTSPSYRPNMAFSHNAPTYLQPMASSSYLPPAMPSSHQYIPQEPHMPSYNPYMPPPEPARASCQSDTAPPAPCTQTRYMATSHTSPHSHTSPHSHTSPHSHTSPHSHTSPHSHTSPHSHTSPMASLSTYVPPSHPFMTPESPMPSSHQYLPQPPRAASYTDQLLSESTDEEDQVDLLSL; encoded by the exons ATGGCGAAGCGCGGCGGCAATAACAGTACGCCTAGTTCAAACtttgtttggacagatgaggaggtccagttgctgctaaacacaactttaaactacAAAGCCAGGAAGGCAGTGGATAATGTTGATTGGGAGAGtgtccaaaacaaatatactgaaATATGGGAGTCGTTCATGGAGAACTACCCACTAAACGACCCAAAGTACCCTCATGCTAAGGACCAGGTTAGCAAAGGTCATGTTGCAACCAAAATTAAAGCCGTGCGCATAAAATATAGGCATGCTGTGGACACCCAGAGCCGTAGTGGGCACGGGAGGgtggtgtctttgtttttcgAGCTATGTGATGAAATTTGGGGTACCACCCCTGCCTCCACAACAGTAGAGCATGGCCTCGAAACGGCAGACGTAAATGATGGGGCAGCAGAGCTGGGCGGTGTAGAActagcagaagcagaagaatcGGTGCAGGAGGACAGCTCATCTTCGGAGCCGGGCGGAGAAACTCTTTCGAGGAGGAGACACTTACTTCAG GCCAAACTCAACAGCTACAAGACAAGCAGGCTTCAGAAGAAAGTGCGGAGCGATGAACACCATGAAGCCCtccaaattaaaaagaggatTGCCGACATCATGGAGAATTCGGAAAGGGAACACAGTTCCAGAATGGATGCATTAGTGACTGCCCAAACCAGGATGAGCCAGTCTTTTGAAACTCTTGTGAGACATTTCACCTCACCCTCATACAGACCAAACATGGCTTTCTCACACAACGCGCCCACATACCTACAGCCCATGGCCTCCTCAAGCTACTTACCACCTGCCATGCCCTCCTCCCACCAATACATACCACAAGAACCACACATGCCCTCCTATAACCCATACATGCCACCACCAGAACCAGCTAGAGCCTCATGCCAGTCAGACACGGCACCACCAGCACCATGTACACAGACACGATACATGGCCAcctcgcacacctcacctcactcgcacacctcacctcactcgcacacctcacctcactcgcacacctcacctcactcgcacacctcacctcactcgcacacctcacctcactcgcacacctcacccATGGCCTCCTTAAGCACATATGTGCCCCCCTCCCACCCATTCATGACACCAGAATCACCCATGCCCTCCTCTCACCAATACTTACCACAACCACCCAGGGCCGCCTCCTACACAGACCAGCTGCTTTCAGAAAGCACTGATGAAGAAGACCAGGTTGATCTTCTTTCATTGTAA